One genomic segment of Drosophila melanogaster chromosome 3R includes these proteins:
- the Ssadh gene encoding succinic semialdehyde dehydrogenase, isoform A, giving the protein MWRQLSGVARTGSSLSLCRMRGFSALVQDKALVDGAWVDSSNAKATFEVRNPANGAVIGKVPNMTVADAQKAIDAAKQAYESKEWRSLTAKDRSNLLKKWHKLIEQHSQEIAEIMTAESGKPINESKGEVAYGNAFVEWFAEEARRIYGEIVPSASPNREIIVMKQPIGVAALITPWNFPMAMITRKAGAALAAGCTVVVKPSEDTPLTALAVAKLAVDAGIPKGVINVVTTNKAAPIGDLFCKSPDVRGISFTGSTEVGKLLFRNSADGIKRICLELGGNAPFIVFDSADIEKAVDGAMASKFRNCGQTCVSANRFFVQDSVYDKFVGQLKKRVEALKIGDGQGCDVQIGPLINEMQFNKVSGFVEDARSKKANIILGGQPLPDKGSLFYAPTIVTDVPPSAQLYSEEVFGPVVSIIRFRDEEEAVKKANDTRRGLAGYFYSENLQQVFRVAKRLEVGMVGVNEGIISAAEAPFGGVKESGVGREGSKHGIDDYVDIKYICMGNLKYD; this is encoded by the exons ATGTGGCGACAGCTCAGCGGAGTCGCACGAACAGGAAGCAGCCTAAGCCTCTGCAGAATGCGAGGATTCTCGGCACTGGTGCAGGATAAGGCCCTGGTGGATGGCGCCTGGGTGGATTCCAGCAATGCAAAGGCGACCTTCGAGGTGCGGAATCCTGCCAATGGTGCTGTCATCGGCAAAGTGCCCAACATGACGGTGGCGGATGCCCAGAAGGCCATAGACGCCGCTAAGCAGGCGTACGAGTCCAAGGAGTGGCGATCCCTGACCGCCAAGGATCGGTCCAACCTGCTCAAG AAGTGGCACAAACTGATCGAGCAGCACTCGCAGGAGATAGCCGAGATAATGACGGCCGAGTCGGGCAAGCCGATCAACGAGTCGAAGGGGGAGGTGGCCTACGGAAACGCCTTCGTCGAGTGGTTTGCAGAGGAGGCCCGTCGCATCTACGGCGAAATTGTGCCCAGTGCATCGCCCAATCGCGAAATCATAGTAATGAAGCAGCCCATTGGGGTGGCGGCGCTGATTACGCCCTGGAACTTCCCGATGGCTATGATTACGAGGAAAGCAGGAGCCGCCCTGGCCGCAGGATGTACGGTCGTGGTGAAACCTTCAGAAGACACTCCTCTTACTGCCCTGGCTGTGGCCAAATTGGCAGTGGACGCTGGCATTCCAAAGGGTGTGATAAATGTGGTCACCACAAACAAAGCGGCTCCCATTGGCGATCTCTTCTGCAAGAGTCCCGATGTTAGGGGTATATCCTTCACGGGCTCCACTGAGGTGGGCAAACTGCTGTTCCGGAACTCTGCTGATGGCATCAAAAGGATTTGTCTCGAGCTCGGCGGCAATGCTCCGTTCATTGTCTTCGATTCGGCGGACATTGAAAAAGCAGTGGATGGCGCCATGGCCTCGAAGTTTAGGAATTGCGGACAGACCTGCGTCTCCGCCAATAGATTCTTTGTCCAGGACAGCGTCTACGATAAGTTTGTTGGGCAGCTGAAAAAACGCGTGGAAGCTTTGAAGATCGGAGATGGTCAGGGTTGCGATGTGCAAATCGGACCACTGATCAACGAGATGCAGTTCAACAAAGTCAGTGGCTTTGTGGAGGACGCCAGGTCGAAGAAGGCGAACATTATTCTGGGCGGACAGCCGTTGCCCGACAAGGGATCCCTTTTCTACGCACCCACAATTGTCACAGATGTGCCACCCTCGGCGCAACTCTACTCGGAGGAGGTCTTTGGTCCAGTGGTCTCCATCATACGGTTCCGAGACGAAGAAGAAGCGGTAAAGAAGGCAAACGACACCAGGAGAGGCCTGGCCGGTTACTTCTACAGCGAGAATCTGCAGCAGGTGTTCCGGGTGGCCAAGCGACTGGAGGTTGGCATGGTCGGCGTCAACGAAGGCATCATCTCCGCAGCAGAGGCTCCGTTTGGTGGCGTCAAGGAGTCCGGTGTCGGACGGGAGGGTTCCAAACACGGTATCGACGACTATGTGGACATCAAGTACATTTGCATGGGCAACCTCAAGTACGACTGA